One window from the genome of Eucalyptus grandis isolate ANBG69807.140 chromosome 7, ASM1654582v1, whole genome shotgun sequence encodes:
- the LOC104452370 gene encoding metal transporter Nramp5, whose translation MWRARPPLDLPNSTDGQSDQEDSPEQKPGWRKFLSFVGPGFLVSLAYLDPGNLETDLQAGANHGYELLWIILIGLIFALIIQSLAANLGVSTGKHLSELCKAEYPPLVKYCLWFLAEVAVIAADIPEVIGTAFALNILFHIPVWAGVLLTGFSTIALLGLQRYGIRKLELLIATLVFIMAACFFGEMSYVKPPATEVLKGMFIPKLSGNSATGDAIALLGALVMPHNLFLHSALVLSRKVPRSVQGVNDACRFFLIESGFALFVAFLINVAVVSVSGTVCSANNLSSENASQCNDLTLNSAAFLLKNMLGRSSSTVYAIALLASGQSSTITGTYAGQYIMQGFLDLKMKKWIRNLVTRCVAITPSLIVAILSGSSGASRLIIIASMILSFELPFALIPLLKFSSSATKMGPHKNSIYIIVISWILGVGLIGINIYYLSTGFVGWLINNSVPKVANVFIGILVFPLMAVYIVAVIYLTFRKDTIVTFSDDPVKHATAMAIELGHGNSGKSPDRLPYREDLADIPFPE comes from the exons ATGTGGAGGGCCCGACCCCCACTCGATCTCCCTAATTCCACGGATGGTCAATCTGATCAAGAGGACTCACCCGAGcag AAACCTGGATGGAGGAAGTTCTTATCATTTGTTGGCCCCGGTTTCCTCGTTTCCCTCGCATATCTTGACCCTGGAAACT TAGAAACTGATCTGCAGGCCGGAGCCAATCATGGATATGAG CTTCTGTGGATCATACTCATTGGGTTAATATTTGCTCTCATCATCCAATCACTGGCTGCTAATCTCGGAGTGAGCACTG GGAAACACCTATCTGAGCTATGTAAAGCTGAATACCCACCGTTGGTGAAGTATTGCTTATGGTTTTTGGCTGAAGTGGCCGTTATAGCCGCCGATATACCAGaag TGATTGGGACGGCCTTCGCACTTAACATACTGTTTCACATCCCAGTGTGGGCTGGAGTTTTGCTCACTGGTTTCAGCACGATCGCGCTTCTTGGCCTGCAGAGATATGGG ATTCGGAAGCTGGAATTGCTGATAGCAACTTTGGTATTCATAATGGCGGCATGCTTCTTTGGCGAAATGAGCTACGTGAAGCCTCCTGCTACGGAGGTCCTGAAGGGGATGTTCATCCCCAAGCTCTCTGGGAACAGTGCCACTGGCGATGCCATCGCCTTGCTCGGCGCCCTCGTGATGCC GCACAACCTGTTCCTCCATTCTGCTTTGGTCTTGTCCAGAAAAGTTCCGAGATCGGTCCAAGGCGTCAAT GACGCCTGCCGTTTTTTCCTCATAGAAAGTGGGTTCGCATTATTCGTGGCATTCTTGATCAACGTCGCCGTTGTTTCCGTGTCTGGCACCGTCTGCTCGGCCAACAATCTTTCCAGTGAGAATGCAAGTCAATGCAACGATCTAACTCTCAATTCTGCTGCATTCCTCCTCAAG AATATGTTGGGAAGATCTAGCTCAACGGTTTATGCCATTGCATTGCTAGCTTCAGGACAAAGCTCCACAATTACAGGAACCTACGCAGGCCAATATATAATGCAG GGATTCTTGGATCTCAAAATGAAGAAGTGGATAAGGAACCTAGTGACTCGATGTGTTGCCATTACGCCAAGTCTCATCGTCGCTATACTCAGCGGATCTTCAGGAGCCAGTAGGCTCATCATCATTGCGTCG ATGATTCTATCATTTGAGCTTCCGTTTGCTCTTATCCCACTCCTTAAGTTCAGTAGCAGTGCAACAAAGATGGGACCCCACAAAAACTCAATCTAC ATTATCGTGATCTCATGGATACTAGGAGTGGGACTCATCGGTATCAACATCTACTACCTCAGCACGGGCTTTGTCGGCTGGCTAATCAACAATAGTGTTCCCAAAGTTGCCAACGTTTTCATTGGAATCCTAGTGTTCCCACTCATGGCAGTCTACATCGTTGCAGTGATCTACTTAACTTTCCGAAAGGACACCATCGTCACATTTTCTGATGACCCTGTTAAGCATGCAACGGCAATGGCCATCGAACTTGGCCATGGCAATTCTGGCAAGTCACCAGACCGACTTCCTTATCGAGAGGATCTAGCAGACATTCCTTTTCCAGAGTAG